The sequence ATAATTGAGGTAAATTACTTCTCTACAGACCAATACGGAGATCTACAGTCATATTACATGCTCAGTCCTAAGAGACACCGCAAGCATAGGAGGATAGGCGGGCTTATTTGGAGTCAACCAGTGGGACCAGAGACAAACTGTTAGTCCCCAGAACATGGCGACAGGAAGTGCTGGCCCGCCGTCCGGACGAGGCCTGAGGCGCGAGGTCTCCGAGTCGACCCCGACGCAGCCGCCCACCAGCTCAGAGCGCAAGCAGCTGGAGAAGGTCCTGAAGAGGCTGGACAAGCTCCACCGGCTCAGCGTGGACTCGCGCATGGCCCTGCGCAACAGCCCGCCCTACCTGCCCGACCTGGTGACCGAGACGGCCACGCTGCTGACGGACATGTGGGCGCCCTACAGGGGCCCCGTGGTGGCCATCCCGAGGGCCGACGAAGGGGAGTACCTGCGCGTCCACGTCAAGCATCTGCTGTATAAGACGGACCGAGCCATCCTGCTGTTCAAAGAGGGCCGAGACAAGATGTTCGAGGAGACCTCCAGCTGCAGGTGAGATTGTATTGGGTGGCTGTCaagttgtttaaacttgtgtgtgtgtgtgtgtgtggggggggggggggggcacgatTTGAcattgggaatttaattgactGGTGGATTAACCATGAATTTAATACAAAACAGTAACCGAGCCTGTGCATAGAAATGggtttaaaatacaaatttaCACAGGCCAACTCTGTGTAGTTGAAGATGAACCAGACCAGATGATTCATACTTCTAATCCCACGTGGCTTTTGAATTATTATGAGTGTAGCCAAATTATGCCTCCCAAGACACTTAAATATTCTTGAATGAAACCAGAAATGGTCTTGAGGGGTAAACATCCTAGATGTCAATGAACTTGAAATAGCGGTTGAGGGTCATTTAGACAAGGTCAAAGCAAAGCTCATAAAACCTACCACATGCTAAATATAACGTCACcacatttaaaataaatgctCCCACAATCCCACAAGATTTTTTTATATGTAGTATAGGCTTAAATGTACCACAAATGTGTATGATTACTTACAAGTGCTTTTTCAAACCATATTTAACTAATTTGAAAATGTACACATAGATCACAAAATGTTCACATAGACACTGCAGCATTCTCTCTGACCAAAAAAATACAGCACATATTCTCTTATCTTTATTAGGATGCAGTAAGATCAATGCATAAAAACAATCATTTTGTCCTTTATTCCTTTGACTAGAACTGTGCTTCTGATGGATTTTGCCTGTTTTGCCTGTGTGAACGTGGCTTGGGCCAGCTCTGCACTCCATGCCACATTAATTTTGGTTCTGTCAATGCAAAGTCAACATGTAGTCATCTGTATAGCTGTTTCCTAGGTCTACATACATTTGTGTGCAAGGACGTGAAGAGGAGACAAACATTTGTGTTCAGAATGTATAGCCAGAAAACGTAACTCTCAGTCTCGACGTGACATCAAAGTTGTTCAATCAGAAGATTTGCATTTCATAAAAAACGCCACAGAACAAACAATAATGGCATAAAGCAGGGCCATAATCATGTCCTTAGTATTGTGGAGTATTGTGGAGTATTGTGGAGTCCTTGGTTACAGTACAGCTTGAGCAAAAGTCTAAATTTTAGTACTTTGGAGCAAGTTATTTCAATGttcaaattcaattcagttttaaTGAATGTATTTTATGGCTAATAGTAACCAGATTCAATACCGTCGGTGCCTAAGAATCAAGGCCTAGATTCGATAGTGTTGGTCCCTAATAATCGGAGCCTGGGTTTGATAGTGTCAATGTCCGATACCCAAACGTTGCATGTCCCTGACACTTTGAATAAAAGTCTCTGCAAAATCCCAAGTGTGGAGGTGACATATCTAAATATTCACAATGATGTAATCTCTTGACTCTCTACAAAAGACCTGAAACACAAATTATTACATCTCACATGTTTGGGCCATGTTAACTACTAATAAGCTCAAATTAATTAGGATGTTAAATGTAAAACAACAGAGCTTTTCGTTTTAGCGTTCAGCTCATCCCCATCAGAAAATAAAGGGTTTTATGGAGATCTATCTGTTTAAAAACTGCTCCGACAGCCTACCACTTTGACTGTAGCTACAACCATTTGTGTGGCCCGTACCAAACGTCTTAGAGCAGCCATTCCTTTATTCTGCGGCTGGATAAGTGATGAATACTAATTGCTCCGCATGCTCAGTGGAAACAGGCTCTTTTGTGATGTTAATTGGGAGAAAGCCTGTCTATACACACATTGGGGCTCAGGTTGCGTAGCTTGGGCTAAAAAGACAGCGAGTAGGCGTCACTGCACTGTGATTTGAGCTTGGGCACATGTAACATGTAAGTGGTACCAGTTACCGGTACCATGTTTTGAACtgtagttacagtatgcaaagGGTTCAAACATTTTCACTGGGCATCTGTGGAGTTCAGTTTCAAATGGCATGCAACACAGCGAGAATGATGATAGCAAAGATAATGAAAAGTGCATGTTTGGTCTGTACTTATTTGCATTGGATTCGGTTAAATTTGGCATGTCTTACAAATGGTTGAGATACACCACATAGTGCATTAAAGATTAAATAATTCTATTGAACAATTTTATTGACACAAAATCTGTATTGTTCCTCTATCTGATTGTAATGTTAATCTATTACCAATAACGTTACCAATAACGATAACCTTTTACAGCAACTTTCTTACATGCTTCAGCTGCTATAAATCCTGCAATAGCTTACATGTCATTAGCCCGTGTAAAgtgttcatatttttgttacacagcagaaggccCCGGGTCTGGTGGACCCACCACATCATCAGGCTTTTAAAATCGATACGGCCATAACAATTTATGTAAGAATACTTAACAGATGAATCTTTCTATTCCTATCTACTGTGTATTGAAAGTCGGTTTTATTATCAGGTACATTTGTATGTATATTGACTTTACTGTAAGCATCCAAACCTTGGTCTTATGTGATGGACAGGAAGAGCTAAAAACAGTTCAGAGTACTGTTCCCGGGTCTGGTGGACCCACCACATTATCAGGCTTTTAAAATCGATACGGCCATCACAATTTATGTAAAAATACTTAACAGATGTTTACTTTGGCTCAATTATCAATTGTCAGACATCATTTATGGTTCATATTTGCCATTTACCCCTGAGAGATCACATTTATGatcatatgatcatttaaattttttgtgaaaaaatgaggaaatgcCATTATTAAAAAAGGCGAAAAAATAGAAACAAGATATTTGATCATTATTGGTGCTTATTTCTTAGAACTTAATAAGAACAGATGAAAGTGATTGAAATTTTGTACACaattttgtaactttgtgtgggaatagcaggtgcagaaatacaacattcccgcacacagacacctacactcacacgcacacacacagacgtacatacacacacagaaacacacagagacacacagacacacacacagacacagacacaaacacagcaggccCAGTTAGGATGAGGACACAGTAAGGGTACATACTGTAGCacctacaatacacacacacacacacacacacacacacacacacacacacacacacacacacacacacactcgggtcCAGTAGACCTGAACACCTTATATGTAATAGTTATGTGTAGGGGGGGTGTACCGTGTGCAGTCATTgaaaatttattttttatgttcttcaCAGAAAATGAGCCCAGGCCAATGAGTTTGAGTTAGATCATTTttcttttagcaaacattgaaAATGGATCCCACACACCcgaacaccttacaagggttaaTAGTAATAACCAATGTAATCAAACATAATGTAAATATTGTAAATTCTAGAGTGAGTCTATAGAGTATGATGAATCTCTGGTCAAGGACATTGTAGAATTCAACTTTTCAAGGAATGCGTGTCCCCTTCTAATGTTGTGTGGGACCAGCGAGTTCAACCTAAATGCCTATGTCTCTTATCGACTCTGTGTTTACCTTCACAGAGAAAGGTATTTTACTGTAAGAAGATCTGTGTGCACTGCAGGAAGCAGACACATTGCCTCATGGTTGCTGAATGCCACAGTTGTTTTTTGTCACAATCCAAtctcatacagagtaaaaattGCTTcttaatactctctctctctctctctctctctcgtgcgcgcgtgcacacacacacatacacacacacacaccacacacacacacacacacacacacacacacacacacacacacacacacacatacacttttgaAATAGTGCAGGTACTCAGTATGTCTTTCCTCACTTTAACATATAACTATTTACATGATCTTCTTATGATACCTACTACCAAGTACATATGTCTATGAATCTTTCTATTCCTATCTACTGTGTATTGAAAGTCGGTTTTATTATCAGATACATTTGTATGTTTATTGACTTTACTTGAAGCATCCAAACCTTGGTCTTATGTGATAGACAGGAAGAGCTAAAAACAGTTCAGAGTGTTGTTCTTGGTCTTACGTGGTGGACAGGCAGAGCTAAAAACATCAAGTGAAACCAGCCCTTGAGAACAAGCATGCTATAGCCTGATCATCAGATACAAAAGTAATGGAACATTTGTGGCCAGAGGGCTACTGTAGCGCTATGCCGCTAACGCCGCTATGCCATGTTCAGTGCATGGAAAATATTACCTGCAGCATACAGAGGTCTGTGGTTAGCAAACACGTAACGGTAGTCATTCGCTGAAAAAAATGATACTTGTGAATCTACAACCGATCATAAAATAAACTTTTAAGCCCCAATAACAGGTCAGAGGGAAAGCGGAAAATGGAAACGTGAAGCCTTTTATAATAATGTCTTTTCAGAGATTTCAGAGAAATGTATTTGTCACCTACAcagttattttttatgtataatTTATAACAGTTTATATATTAACTGTTGCAAAGATGAGAAGTGTGGTCGTGCATCAGATATGACATAAAGTGGCCAGAACAGCTTTGCCCCCTGGAAGcacaactgttgataagatgcTATAGATGTAAACTGTCCCCCTGGAAGcacaactgttgataagatgcTATAGATGTAAACTGTCCCCCTGTGCCCATATTACTATGCACCTCATCAAGTCCAGTCATGTGTACATTGTCTTATGACATACATCTAAAGTTGCACTGTAtttcaatgtaggctacttttggtTTTGTGCATATTAGTCACAGCCATCTGAATACATAGCATAGAGGGTTAATCAGCCCCTCTAGCATCTAATAGCTCTTTCTAAAATTCCTGTAAGCATGTAGTGAGTGTCTAGAACAGCCAAACTCTTAGGTGGTCAGTCAATGGAAAGTACAGATGCACAACTACAAAGACTGTGCAGAGGAAATGAAGTACAGTGACTTCCTGTTAACAGAGGCCAAAGAGCAACAGTACCTCAGAGTGGggagtgtgtgacgtgtgtgccGTGTGTAAAGGTATGAAAGTGGTGTTGTTGCAGTGTGTCACCTCCAAGGTGGCCATTAAAGTGGCCTTTGCAAATCACCTGTCTTTTTCCAATTGCTAGGAGGAACCTGACAAAGCTTTCACTGCTGCTCAGCCATATGCTGTGTGAACTGCGGGCCTTGTTTCCAGAGGGAAAGTTTCAAGGTGACACATACCGACTGACCAAATCAGAGGCTGGGAATTTCTGGAGGAGAGCCTTTGGAAATAAGTGAGTTTAAATCAGTAGTGTTGAAATTGTCTTGATAGACAGAGCTGTAATAGATGAACTATAATGAGATGGAATGAATGAGATAATGCTAGATGTTTTCACAGTTGTCCAAGGTGATGACTAAGTCCATTTGTGGTTTCCTCTAGACAGTGAATCGCCTTTAGTCACTTGCACTAGGCCACTCTCCACTAAAGAATGCACTGCGGTTTACCATTTGCTTGCCCATTCCGACATCTGACTCCACTATCATGTCTGACCGCACTGTGACACTGGCTCCCTTGCAGATGCATTGTGCAGTGGAGAACCTTTAAGGAACACCTGAGGAGAGTCCATGGCTTTGAGGAGGGTATGGAGGCCATGGCTCTCAAGTCTACAGTGGACCTCACCTGTAATGATCACGTATCCATCTTTGAGTTTGACATCTTTACCAGGCTCTTTCAGGTGAGATCCACTGCCCCCTATAACcgtccacacatgcacacgcacgcgcacgcgcacgcacacgcacacgcacacgcacacgcacacgcacacgcacacacacacacacacaaacacacacacacacacacacacacaagcatgcatacacacacatacacacacacacacacacacacacacacacacacacacacgcacacacatgcacaagcatgcatacacacatacacacacatacacacacacacacacacacacacacacacacacacacaagcatgcatacacacacatacacacacacacacacacacacacacacacacacacacacacacatgcacaagcatgcatacacacatacacacacacacacacacacatatgcatacacacatacgcacacatacacacacacacacacacacacacacacatgcacaagcatgcatacacacatacgcacacacacacacacacacacacacacacacacacacacatgcacaagcatgcatacacacatacgcacacacacacacacacacacacaccacacacacacacacacatatacacacctttcatcttgtgttgtgaatacattagTTATAGATGACTTGGATTGAATTGAATAGCACACCCTACAGTATCTCCCATTCGTCTGCCTCCACGTGTGTTAGATGACATCacatcctgtctctctcccatgCGTCTGCCTCCACGTGTGTTAGATGACATCacatcctgtctctctcccatgCGTCTGCCTCCACGTGTGTTTTCTTTCTCATCCCCTCAGCCCTGGGTCACTCTGTTAAGAAACTGGAATCAGCTGGCCGTCACACACCCTGGTTACATGGCCTTCTTGACCTACGACCAGGTCAGAGCACGCCTGGACCACTACCGACATCGCCCCGGGAGGTGAGAAGGGGTCAGGGGGATGGAAAGGGATGGCAAAGATGGACACAGTACAATAGAGTTCCAACAACGGGCTTGATTGCAACCATAGatatactgtacaatagagaccaTAGATATTAGCGCTAGATAAATCTCTATCATTTCCTTGGAAGTTATGACTGGCAAAGACTGACTGAAAATGGACAAAAGAGcaaaaaagacacacaaaaaaagaatattgttatgtgttgtgcatATTTGCAGACGTTGTGCAGTATTATCTGCTCTCACCTCTCTGTCTTGAGACTTTACCCTTTTGATACGTTATCATTAGACTGAGTAATGAAgtgtgggtaacactttacggtaagggtacatgaattatcatgagttcatgcatgaattaattcatgatttacgtattacttcattccttaatatctcatgaatcatcgggaatttacatgagttcatagtctgtcattcatgacctcatacatgaacaacacatcaactaaagcattaagtatggtgaacatatcattatgatttatgatttattaagaatgatcatcatgatttctttttctgttgttgtcatcactactcaaattctgatttgaacacaacttgtgcatttctataaacacatgccattgtttacactttagttgaggggcgacaaacatgatgaactcatgagtaattaacctgacatacatgtaatcatgatgatcatgcttaagaaatcataaatcataatgatggacCCACcatacctaatgctttagttgacgTGTTGTTCATTCATGAGGTCATTCatgagagactatgaactcatgtaaattcctgatgattcataacaTATAAAGGAAtaaagtaatgcataaatcatgaattaatgaatgcatgaattcatgataattcatgtaccctttaCCGTAAAATGTTACCTAAGTGGGATGTCTAAATGGCGTCTTCTCTCACATCCCCATCTGAGTAAATGTGATACAGGCAGTACTGAAATGTGACCTAGACAGTTCCTTCCCATAGCTACATCTTCCGCCTGAGCTGCACTCGGATGGGGCAGTGGGCCATTGGGCATGTAGCCATGGATGGGACCATCGTGCAGACTATCCCCCAGAACACGCCCCTGTACCAGGCTCTTTTGCAGGGCTTCAGAGAgggctggtgagtgtgtgtgtgtcttatcatCTGAAAGCAAACCAAAAGCAGAAAAGCAGACAGTCAGAAAGACTCAAAGAGACAtaaatagtcacacacacacacacacacacacacacacacacacacatagtcacacacacacacacacacacacacacacacacacacacacaccacacatacacacacacacacagacacacacatacacacacacacatagtcacacacacacacacacagacacacacacagacacacacacacacacacatagtcacacacacacacacacagacacacacacacacatagacacacacacacacacacacacacagacacacacacacacacacacacacacacacagacacacacacacacacacacacacacagttcattttTACTGACCTTAAGTTCCTTCACCTTTTACAGTCACTGGCATTACTCTCAGTTTAGTCTTTAGTCTTATTTCACTACAACTACCACAGATACACGTGCCCAGTGCATCTTTTCTACCCAGTGTGGGACTGTTTTGGCCTAACCCCTATGCATTCTTTGAGTGCAGCTACCTGTATCCTGATGGGCGTGATGTGAACCCTGACCTTTCGGCGCTGTGTGAACCTGCACAGAGGGGAAAAGTCAAAGTCACAGAGGTACTAGTCTGGAGCTTTCTAGATCAGAGGCTATCACACTTGCCACCCACACAGGCACCTCTCATACTGCGTACTGTGACTATATTTAGTTCACTGAGACGCCTTGCGCCTGGTGCAGCTACTTTAGAAGAAAGACAGCTCTTGGAAATCTGCTTCACATACGACATTTGAATGTAACTAGTAATGATGGTGAAAGGTTGTGGATATTTGTGTTCAACAATCTCTCTTCCACGGTCCTGTTTTTGGCTGGAGATGTATATTTCTTGGTCAAGCCACTATATTTGTTTCCCAATTCCCTGCACCAGGGTTGTCAACAAACACTGGAGGGTTTGAACACACATACTGAAAACT is a genomic window of Alosa sapidissima isolate fAloSap1 chromosome 10, fAloSap1.pri, whole genome shotgun sequence containing:
- the cblc gene encoding E3 ubiquitin-protein ligase CBL-C isoform X2, with translation MATGSAGPPSGRGLRREVSESTPTQPPTSSERKQLEKVLKRLDKLHRLSVDSRMALRNSPPYLPDLVTETATLLTDMWAPYRGPVVAIPRADEGEYLRVHVKHLLYKTDRAILLFKEGRDKMFEETSSCRRNLTKLSLLLSHMLCELRALFPEGKFQGDTYRLTKSEAGNFWRRAFGNKCIVQWRTFKEHLRRVHGFEEGMEAMALKSTVDLTCNDHVSIFEFDIFTRLFQPWVTLLRNWNQLAVTHPGYMAFLTYDQVRARLDHYRHRPGSYIFRLSCTRMGQWAIGHVAMDGTIVQTIPQNTPLYQALLQGFREGCYLYPDGRDVNPDLSALCEPAQRGKVKVTEEQYELYCEIGSTFQLCKICAERDKDTRIQPCGHLLCQPCLNGWQKSDGHTCPYCRCDIRGTESVLIEPYLPGQGSGFITCEPEDEDDDDHEDVEQVMKKLASMKKKASSEDYQTPSRPVDSSLMPPPLPPKLAATSPCPSPRLPPRSPMAEARANHSHNRLSNDKSRKSSAMKVQQEEPCRGGWEDSGSSPAPYTRSPSHNEDSNSESSRPSSSQSGKSNDVPWSGSASSSSSSGRKKRDKVRGMTEDRSEREGRLSEALGTHTVRQKHMSS
- the cblc gene encoding E3 ubiquitin-protein ligase CBL-C isoform X1; this encodes MATGSAGPPSGRGLRREVSESTPTQPPTSSERKQLEKVLKRLDKLHRLSVDSRMALRNSPPYLPDLVTETATLLTDMWAPYRGPVVAIPRADEGEYLRVHVKHLLYKTDRAILLFKEGRDKMFEETSSCRRNLTKLSLLLSHMLCELRALFPEGKFQGDTYRLTKSEAGNFWRRAFGNKCIVQWRTFKEHLRRVHGFEEGMEAMALKSTVDLTCNDHVSIFEFDIFTRLFQPWVTLLRNWNQLAVTHPGYMAFLTYDQVRARLDHYRHRPGSYIFRLSCTRMGQWAIGHVAMDGTIVQTIPQNTPLYQALLQGFREGCYLYPDGRDVNPDLSALCEPAQRGKVKVTEEQYELYCEIGSTFQLCKICAERDKDTRIQPCGHLLCQPCLNGWQKSDGHTCPYCRCDIRGTESVLIEPYLPGQGSGFITCEPEDEDDDDHEDVEQVMKKLASMKKKASSEDYQTPSRPVDSSLMPPPLPPKLAATSPCPSPRLPPRSPMAEARANHSHNRLQSNDKSRKSSAMKVQQEEPCRGGWEDSGSSPAPYTRSPSHNEDSNSESSRPSSSQSGKSNDVPWSGSASSSSSSGRKKRDKVRGMTEDRSEREGRLSEALGTHTVRQKHMSS